Sequence from the Microplitis demolitor isolate Queensland-Clemson2020A chromosome 7, iyMicDemo2.1a, whole genome shotgun sequence genome:
AATAATGAGGACAGGTCTTTTTAAATCCGTACAGAATTTCTATGGGATTACCAAATGAATTGAATTAGAACCGCTTGAATTGGGATAAACTTACTTTCTTGTAAGAAAGCTGGGgataatcattaaattaaagcGTTTACTGATGACGGATTGTTCTTTTTATGGTTgactgttttttaaaaataaaagtacaaaTTGTAGAGTACAATTGGAGTATATCAAATGTATTGGACCGAACAAAACTGGCTTCCACCACTTGGTACTTTTTTACTTCTCTGGTCTCTAAGCCTTAGCTCGGGCCTTAGTGTAAGAAATGGACAATTCTATACTGCGTTACTGGTGGAGGAAACTTTCAGCATGCCGAGCTATATAAGCGAATGCCGTGGCGCCGCCGCAGGATAAATCCCGTGCGTGTTGACGTATCACCTGTGTTCTTGGTGTTTTACATTCTACTAGATATCAAATATTATCaggtaacaattttttttttttttttacttcaaatttttcaattacgattcaagtttaaaatcctactattcatttttttcctttttaaaatttttcaattttaaaattttacaattcattttttttgttccaatTTTGATTGCCactcaattttgaaattgtacaattcaatttttttttcaaacttcagttatggatcaattacaaaattttacaattaattttttttttattaaaattttttcaattaccattcaattttgaaatgttattcaattttttttaattttgatccaatttcaaaattttttaatttcaaatttttcaattacctttgaattttcaaattttacagttcaaatttttttacattcaattattatttaatttacaattattattacaactaattaattagtcaattaatttacatactCAATTATATACTTTCCTctaaatctatttaattattcaatactCTACTTACTTTGtaagcaataattattttaattgtccattttcctaattaatttttataatatatatatatatatatatatatatatatatatatacatatatatatattaaataaaaatattcatttttattaattaaatcagcaatttcatgatttaattatttataaaaatttgaatatttaattttttaattacatttatttaataattaatgcttCGGAAGTAtcactataaattatagataattattttttttattgattctcATACTTTAATTCTAATACTGAATTATacttataagtaaataaaatttaattactcattataagtgaataaaaataaaacgcaTATTATTTGTGTCAAAATAATgagcaattaattaaattattattaaaatattaaaatatataaatatatatgatgataaagaaatgattaattattttaaaaaatttaaccggTTGATTATTATGCGACTGACCtgtttaagaataaaaataaaataatgaaataaaaaaaatcatttccttAAATTATCCGTCATATATGTAGGAGTTGACTTGTTGCAATAGCACGGAATCTAGTtcttaaatgtatatatttatatatttttcgcgTTTATTCTATAGCTCAGTAACAGCTTAGATTAACTTCAGCAAAACCCGTATCGTATCATGATCTTATTTAAGAATTTCCGACCAACTGGACAACTATCTCTATACCCTTGTTACACAATCGCTTTCTTTATGCACTGAGAATTACGGGCGTGTGACTAGTGGTTGTACTTGCAAGTAACCTGTACCGGCATATCTTGTTCCAAATAACtgataccattttttttttcctcttacataaatttatccatctattctattgaaaatttttattgaaatttgctacgaattaattgaaattattaacaaattcaaattactgacaattattttatttttactttacttcaaattttcgagtcataaatttaaaataaatttaattacaaacagAAATGAAGGATTTCTtacctcaaaaaatttttttctcgctctaagaaaatttacgttttcaaaaattttctgagagcaagtaaaactttttcgcgccaagaattctttttttttctttgcacaatttatttcatttaaatatttttttttatctaaaatttagttttaaataatattagttttataggtaataattatttgaaaagtcattaattttaattaaaattttctttgtcatttgtaattattttttcgatacgtGTAATTTGATGTCAAGTctttgataattcaaaaatgatcaaaaactaattaatttaaaaaaaaaaaaattattactgtattttaaaaatatttataatcaaaatctaaatcaatatttcaattaatcacatatgatatatatatttaattagtctcatttttaaaaattaaaagttatgtaatttttttaaatatggaaAAGtctatattcataaaaatttgataaatttcattagttctcaattaaatttgtccgtaaaaattaacaaaaattttttagtagtaTACATATTCAAGttgactatatatatttataaatataaaaaaaaaaataatcaatttacataaataaacgatatagaatatttaaaattgaaagcGTATCAAGAAGTCAGTGACACAACAAAGAAATTGATGtttgattattgtttaaataaaaggtGTGTCTGCAcattatgtatgtatagattAAACAATGCAATAATATGAcagtttgaataaatttagcGGGCGGGTTAAAAAGTACAAGGACGTTTTCTCCACTCGGACTCACCCCATTGGAACgcgatagtaataatatttaattacctaTCAAGCAATGAgtcgataataataatctttactTATGTTACACTATCGTAATTTATATCAGTTTATGGTCTGATATAGATTtagctaatttattatttttatctaagcCATACTGAGTTATAGAGCGAGTTACAGCCCTCTCACTTTCACTTGCTGGCAGACTAAGCAGGACCTGCGGTCTTTACTCTTGATCTCGGATTTAATGACTGCGGTCTAAAGTCCAGAGTTTTGCAAATATagaatagattttaaataaaaaaaaaaaaaaaagtttacctTAATTGTAAAATCCGGCTAAATAAATAGCTCGTGGATTTGCgcggattttaaaatttattttgtttcactTAAATTCATTCATGATCGTGATTCTGATTAGATTTATAGTATAATCTTGTCATGATTAtctaatacataaaataatgaagtaaaatgacatttattttacGATGCTATTGATATTTATCAGAGTATTGATAAACActtatgtttaaataattgccGCGGCTGATTTAGCGGCACGAAAGATCATTCACCTCGTGTCCGTTTTATCTTGTATCGtaatattatgtaaaaaaaagttattaaacaGATCGTCAAACTTCAACTTTGacctttagttttttttttttttttttttttttttttttttatgattgatTTGCACAAATGTATAGAAGTGAAAAATATTAGAGTtgtatttttggaaaatttaccattgaaaatttctgaaacttaaaatttttgggtaaaaatattttttggtattttaatagatcaaaaaatcgaatttttgttaaaaattataatataaattttggagtaaaattttgaatgtaatgattagtaaattatataaataatgacacGGTTGAATGACGTTACAGATAAAAAGTGAAAAggaaatgaattaaaataattatttattgaagtataaatagatttttacGTATCAGTTTGCTGTCACTTTTCAGTAAATGAAATTGtgtattataaaaacaaaaaagaggAAATTTCactgttcaaaatttttttattaataaatatttaaaaacatgcgaccagtgtaaaaaaaattcaagaaaatttctaAAGCAGAACTCCTGAATTTGGGACAGATTAAAATTTcggcgaattttttttttttttttgagcttttagaatttttattttttactatcaaaattctaaaagtttgaaaaaagttcaaaCGGAAATTCTAATCTGTCTCAAATTTCGAAGTCCAACATATCAAACgtttttgaaatctttttaGACCGACATTTTACCccggggaaaaaaaattaatacatacaaaaaaaaaatatttttgaataaattgataCTCGAGACAAATTTCTACCTTTGTTAATaacaacttttaaaaaattttctaaaacaaGAGTTTCAATTTCGTgtgataataaaaactcaTAAGTGTTTTGCTATTCAAAAACTTTCCACTTGAAGAAATTAAACACAAATGACCTCATTTACTGAAGACGTTCGCTAGGTAGTAAATATTGTTGTTAAGctgaaaaatatacaaacataCACTCAGAAACTTTTACAACGAGAGTGGAATCATTCGTTTAACGATCATTTGGAGAAAACTATCACGTTTGTCCTAGTGAACGATACGACCTAGCATGAATGAGTAAAAgttttgtcattttaataaaatttatttccattactcgtttttttttttcgtgtcaaaatataatgacatttatatattttactcaatcctacacatatatatgaactaactaagaaaataattaacaattataataattgcatatatatataaaaactttctatacctgaaaattaaaaactcattGTTTTTGCCAATAatagaacataaaaaataaagatgatGATTCATCTTAAAcagatattaattttcacaaaGAGAATCTATGGGTCAGCGAAAGTTAATTCATATATCTTCCATTAAATATCTTGATAGATTCAtaggaaaaaatgaaatcaattttttttttattaattaactggAAAGCGCgacgtattaaaaaaaaagttatgataaGTATGaagattaataaatgaataacaacttttattttcagagTAAAATAATGTATCGTGTGTTTTTGCTGACATGGGTTGCAATAACCGCAGCCCAGAACCCATACAATTTAGACACAAGGTCGGTTTCATTCCCCGGGAAACCAACTTACGGGCCTTTGTATAGTCCTGGCATTGGATCATCTTCTGGTGGTTACAGAGATGACAGTTACGAGGATAATGTCGTTACACCTACACCGTCACCTACTCCTCTCTATCGGCCGGCTCAACAACCGGTAAATTATTCAAGactataaatagaaaaataaattacggcTACACCTCAAACAAtccttttttaaaacaacaaattAGTCGTGACACAATAAAAACATTTGTGTTATAATTGATCATAATaaacttttgttatttattttaactgtaattttataaattaccaaaaaaaaaaaaatattttcttatcacaagaaattttctttttaatatatttttggcgcaaaaatttaattttactcaaaattattttctgaatCGAAGAAATTTGAACTTAGCTCGAGATATgatgatcttttttttttggagtacagtaaataaatttcgattttcctgtcaagaaaattattctggaactcaaaaagaaaatttttacttgcccttagaaatttttttgattatgaattgaaaaaaaaaaattttcttgcgccaagaaatttttgttttttgtacttgagaaaatattgtttttgcaaaagttaattttttttcggtgtacaaaaaaaaaagatttcaatttttttttgcgggagttaaatttttctaaattcctAAATGTTTATTTGTAGAGTTACCGTAAACCAAATCAAGGCTCAATAAGTGTCCTCAGTGGACCACGTCAAGGTCAAATTCGTGGTGCGTCTTATGGTGTACAGAATCCCCAGCTAGAAGAGGAACCActtgaagaagaaaaagatgaACCAGATCGTCTAAGTTTACTTTTACCTCAAAGTAAATTCGATTGTGTTAATAAACAAACTGGTTATTATGCTGACGAGGAACTTAATTGCGAAGTATTCCATTACTGTCAAGACAATGCTAAGCACTCTTGGATTTGTCCAGAAGGTTTTACTTTCCATCAGGTAttcattcatatttttttttttctattaattagcGCTCTTGTGAAATCTATTCAGATCTGAAATTATGATTTTggagttaacagacaattaacaactttcagattttttttcaacaaatcaatagcaaaaaaaaaaataaaaccaaaaatatgcacatatagaaaattaaaaaaactgcaagtgcaatttttatatatattttttttttaaattaatcaattagaaaaacaataaaaaaattatttgacgtcggctaactccagtatcataaaataaaaaaatagatttccaTTCGTAATCAGATctcgttaaattaaaattatttttttcctagaagttaaaattaattttaaaattttcaattaataggTTCATTTGATTTGTATGCCACCAAATGGAGATATCAGCTGTAAAAAGAGTTCTCAGTATCATTTTGTCAACGAATATCTTTACAAACCATTGAATCTACAAGAAGCTGAATCAAAGCCAAACGTAACATTGAGATACAGCGAACGTTACTTCCCAGGTGACATTTTCACCGATGAACGTGAAGGCGAAGAATATCAACAGACTCCTAGTCCAAGACGGACACTTCACAACTCCCAATTATATTTGAACCAACCATCACAGGTATTGAATAGCATTCCCGCAACAGCACGTCCATCACCGACACCACAAGGTATTCCACAGTACCGTTTACCAGTTAACCAAGTTTTCCGTAGTCCCGAAGAAGTTAATATTCCTTTGCAACAACGACGAcctcaacaacaacaacagcaacaacaaatACTCAGAAGGTTTCCTCAAGTACGACCTGACGAAGAAgactatgaaaaataataatttttatcgttaatGGATTTTTGATACgcgaaaaatgattttaatatttttataactctgACGATTAAGAATTAGagagatacttttttttaccgccATGGTATTTTGATGACGACAGTTGATagaaagttaattttattaattttattattattattattattattgtaattattattattattattgtaactaaTATAAATAGGAGTTATTCTTGatgaattgtaaataattatcaataagaaTTGATATGTAATGCGTTTaagtcaataattaaaaattcaatttgttattaaaaaaaaaaatttttttttcggttgtttcttttcaaaattttttcaatgtagtttttaattaattaattaattaatttttgtcttaGTAATCATCATATCtacttcatattttaataattaaaaattcatgttaaatgatttatttattgttaatgtcattataaattttttttttaattaataaaattttaagataataaattaattgtgttttttttttatttgtgatacTTCTGTATATTAACCGGTCAGCAGTCtcgttatattttattctctaaTTATAGGATGCCGCTGCAGCGAAATACTAAAAAACGCGGGATTCCCGAAAAATTAACTGATCAATTGTCTTTAAAatcgattgaaaaaattaaatattaacttccgattgaatttataattttttttttaatttgtatttaatcGCTTCCAAAGTTTTCAAAATCTTGTGAATATTTCCTTAAatcttgtaaaatttcatcagTTTCATTGTCAAAATTTGATGAATCTCCACGTGATGGAATTTCTTTGAATttcgttattatttctatCGACTTTCTcaccgaattttttattttatgttgcaGTACTTCCTCAGCTGTGTCCAAAGAACTTTTCTTATCTGACGCAGTTGATTCGTTGGAATTTTCCaactaaacaataaatt
This genomic interval carries:
- the LOC103574017 gene encoding uncharacterized protein LOC103574017; this translates as MYRVFLLTWVAITAAQNPYNLDTRSVSFPGKPTYGPLYSPGIGSSSGGYRDDSYEDNVVTPTPSPTPLYRPAQQPSYRKPNQGSISVLSGPRQGQIRGASYGVQNPQLEEEPLEEEKDEPDRLSLLLPQSKFDCVNKQTGYYADEELNCEVFHYCQDNAKHSWICPEGFTFHQVHLICMPPNGDISCKKSSQYHFVNEYLYKPLNLQEAESKPNVTLRYSERYFPGDIFTDEREGEEYQQTPSPRRTLHNSQLYLNQPSQVLNSIPATARPSPTPQGIPQYRLPVNQVFRSPEEVNIPLQQRRPQQQQQQQQILRRFPQVRPDEEDYEK